The Fructilactobacillus myrtifloralis genome contains a region encoding:
- the ftsA gene encoding cell division protein FtsA, which produces MNESDIYVGLDIGTTSIKAIVAQTIDGQTNVIGVGNEPSAGVSRGIIVDIEKAAQAIRKTLDQAETKSGVEISSVVVGLPADLISIDRCSGMISLQDQANEIDNQDIMEVARTAISSNLPQEREVVNLIPEEFKIDDFDGIADPRGMVGSRLELVGRVITGPKTIIHNVRKAVTQAGVTIDQLVVGAEAEGKTILSDSEQDFGTILLDLGGGQSTAAVIHDNELKYIDVDHEGGQYITKDISSVLNTSLKDAESIKREYGIADAQAAVADNEFPVEVVGQSQPQKVNEKLLAEIIEARLDQILGRLKDKLTAANALGMPGGIVLTGGVASMPKLAELAANTFGMNVRVYIPDKMGLRHPSFALGLALVNYATGLSDVDQVIRTVFSVDAPLPSQADQATEQPATDQYQAPAPAEEEEGGLSLFSRRKQPKEPKQRKKNGFNFSFKNFFE; this is translated from the coding sequence ATGAACGAATCGGATATTTACGTTGGCCTAGACATTGGGACCACTTCAATTAAAGCAATTGTAGCGCAGACCATCGATGGGCAAACGAATGTGATTGGCGTGGGCAATGAACCATCTGCAGGCGTCAGTCGTGGCATTATTGTTGACATTGAGAAGGCTGCACAAGCCATTCGCAAGACGCTCGATCAGGCGGAAACTAAGTCGGGAGTCGAAATTAGTAGTGTGGTCGTGGGCTTGCCGGCGGACTTGATAAGTATTGATCGTTGTTCAGGAATGATTAGCTTACAAGACCAAGCAAATGAGATTGACAACCAGGACATCATGGAGGTCGCCCGGACGGCGATTTCAAGTAACTTGCCCCAGGAACGCGAAGTGGTCAACTTAATTCCCGAGGAGTTTAAAATTGATGATTTTGATGGAATTGCAGATCCCCGGGGGATGGTTGGCTCGCGGTTGGAACTAGTGGGCCGAGTGATTACTGGTCCAAAGACCATTATTCACAACGTCCGCAAAGCTGTTACCCAAGCCGGGGTTACGATTGACCAACTAGTGGTCGGTGCCGAAGCTGAGGGTAAGACCATCCTGTCAGATTCAGAGCAAGACTTTGGGACCATTCTCCTTGATTTAGGGGGTGGTCAGTCGACGGCAGCCGTGATTCATGATAATGAATTGAAGTACATTGATGTTGATCACGAAGGGGGTCAATACATCACGAAGGACATTTCCTCCGTTTTAAATACGTCGCTAAAGGATGCTGAAAGTATCAAACGGGAATATGGAATTGCCGACGCGCAAGCGGCAGTGGCTGATAACGAATTTCCGGTTGAAGTGGTCGGACAGAGTCAACCCCAAAAGGTGAACGAAAAGTTGTTAGCTGAGATTATTGAAGCCCGGTTGGATCAAATTCTGGGTCGCCTAAAGGATAAACTTACCGCTGCCAATGCCCTAGGCATGCCTGGCGGAATCGTATTGACTGGTGGGGTTGCTTCCATGCCTAAGTTGGCGGAATTAGCCGCCAACACGTTCGGTATGAACGTGCGGGTGTACATTCCCGATAAAATGGGACTACGACACCCGTCCTTTGCGTTGGGACTAGCGTTAGTAAACTATGCAACCGGGTTAAGCGATGTTGATCAAGTGATTCGCACCGTTTTCTCGGTGGACGCACCGCTACCGAGTCAGGCTGACCAAGCGACGGAGCAGCCCGCTACTGACCAATACCAAGCTCCTGCTCCAGCCGAGGAGGAGGAAGGCGGACTCTCGCTCTTTTCCCGGCGCAAGCAACCAAAAGAACCCAAACAACGGAAAAAGAATGGCTTTAATTTCTCTTTCAAGAATTTCTTTGAATAA
- the murG gene encoding undecaprenyldiphospho-muramoylpentapeptide beta-N-acetylglucosaminyltransferase produces MKMMISGGGTGGHIYPALALVADLQRQDKDAQVLYVGSERGLEKQIVPQKGIAFRELKIQGFKRKLFSLYNFETVYLFLQSVRTAKRMIKTFQPDVVVGTGGYVSGAVVYAAAKMGIPTVIHEQNSVVGWTNKFLSRYVDKIGISFPEARAQFPAAKVVFTGNPRAQQVAEVHSQFSWTELGLQAETPTVLVFGGSQGALKLNQAMVAAIPKFNDRDYQVVFVTGERRYEEVMEQLKKVPINANVKVLPYINNMPEVLPKVALIVGRAGATSLAEITADGIPSILIPSPYVTADHQTKNAMSLVKQHAALLETEADLSAPSLLSKVDQLMNHPDQRQTMAQNAKKMGVPDAADRLLDVCREAIQMHHQ; encoded by the coding sequence ATGAAAATGATGATCTCTGGCGGTGGCACTGGTGGCCACATTTATCCCGCGTTAGCCCTCGTTGCAGACTTGCAGCGCCAAGATAAAGACGCCCAAGTGCTCTACGTGGGTTCCGAACGGGGACTAGAGAAACAGATTGTTCCGCAAAAGGGAATTGCCTTTCGGGAGTTAAAGATTCAGGGATTTAAGCGCAAGTTGTTTTCCCTTTATAACTTTGAAACGGTCTATCTCTTTTTGCAGAGTGTCCGGACTGCCAAACGAATGATTAAAACGTTTCAACCGGACGTTGTAGTTGGAACCGGGGGGTATGTTTCCGGAGCAGTGGTCTATGCCGCTGCTAAAATGGGAATTCCCACGGTTATTCACGAACAAAATAGCGTGGTCGGCTGGACCAACAAGTTTTTGAGTCGCTACGTTGATAAGATTGGGATTTCATTCCCAGAAGCCCGCGCCCAGTTTCCAGCCGCTAAAGTGGTGTTTACGGGGAATCCCCGGGCCCAGCAAGTGGCCGAAGTTCACAGTCAGTTTAGTTGGACCGAACTGGGGTTACAAGCTGAAACGCCAACGGTTCTTGTCTTTGGGGGTAGCCAGGGAGCACTTAAGTTAAATCAAGCGATGGTGGCCGCCATTCCGAAGTTTAATGACCGTGATTACCAGGTGGTCTTTGTAACCGGAGAACGACGGTATGAAGAAGTCATGGAACAGTTAAAAAAGGTGCCCATTAACGCGAACGTCAAGGTGCTGCCGTACATTAATAACATGCCTGAGGTGCTGCCTAAGGTCGCTTTGATTGTGGGACGGGCGGGGGCCACGAGCCTAGCTGAAATTACAGCCGATGGGATTCCCTCAATCTTGATTCCAAGTCCGTACGTAACGGCCGATCACCAAACGAAGAATGCGATGAGCTTGGTTAAGCAGCACGCTGCTTTGCTGGAAACGGAAGCGGATTTGAGTGCACCGTCGTTATTAAGTAAGGTTGATCAACTGATGAACCATCCGGATCAACGCCAAACAATGGCACAGAATGCCAAAAAAATGGGCGTTCCGGATGCTGCCGATCGGTTACTTGACGTGTGTCGCGAAGCGATTCAAATGCACCACCAATAA
- the murD gene encoding UDP-N-acetylmuramoyl-L-alanine--D-glutamate ligase, translated as MRKINTYQDKQVLVFGAGMSGTNAALLLVKLGAHVTLTDAKPAAEIADYQQLVAAGVQVVAGESPVSLVENADVMVKNPGIPYSVPLVQAALQKQIPIICEVELAAEIASAPIVAVTGSNGKTTTTTMITDMLAAGNPQGTSYRAGNIGIPATQVAQQATANDDIVMELSSFMLLGVPTLHPHIAVITNIYANHLDYHGTRANYVAAKLQITKNQTADDFLVMNFDQPEWRKLSQQSAAMVVPFSAQGKYEDGAYQRNGKLYFRDELIMKTADMRVTGEPNVENALAAIAVAKLSGVATETIVEVLRTFGGVRHRNQFVLSANDRDFYNDSKATDIEATQMALAGMHQPVVLIAGGLDRGYTFEKLEPELHDHVRALVVFGETADLLKQAGQAAGVSEIQVVANLDEAVPAAYQLSRPGDVILLSPANASWDQFTNYEERGDRFISDVERLTGKQEGK; from the coding sequence TGCTTGTGTTTGGAGCTGGAATGAGTGGGACCAACGCAGCGCTATTATTGGTGAAATTGGGGGCCCACGTCACGCTCACGGATGCGAAACCGGCTGCAGAAATTGCTGATTATCAGCAACTGGTGGCGGCCGGAGTTCAGGTGGTTGCCGGTGAGTCGCCAGTCTCGTTGGTAGAAAATGCCGACGTGATGGTCAAAAACCCAGGGATTCCCTATTCAGTGCCTCTGGTTCAAGCGGCGCTGCAAAAGCAGATTCCCATTATTTGTGAGGTCGAACTCGCAGCAGAAATTGCCAGTGCGCCGATCGTGGCCGTAACTGGAAGTAACGGTAAGACCACTACGACCACCATGATTACGGACATGCTGGCGGCGGGGAATCCGCAGGGAACGTCGTATCGCGCTGGAAACATTGGGATTCCGGCCACACAGGTGGCGCAACAGGCAACGGCCAACGACGACATTGTCATGGAACTTTCGAGTTTCATGCTGTTAGGCGTGCCGACCCTCCATCCCCACATTGCTGTAATTACGAATATTTATGCTAATCACTTGGATTACCACGGAACCCGGGCGAACTACGTCGCTGCCAAGCTGCAGATTACGAAAAACCAAACCGCCGATGACTTTCTGGTAATGAATTTTGATCAACCAGAGTGGCGCAAATTGAGTCAACAAAGTGCCGCCATGGTGGTTCCGTTTTCCGCCCAGGGGAAGTATGAAGATGGCGCGTACCAACGTAATGGGAAGTTGTATTTTCGCGATGAATTGATTATGAAAACCGCTGACATGCGGGTGACCGGCGAACCAAACGTTGAAAACGCACTAGCAGCAATTGCAGTTGCTAAACTATCTGGGGTTGCAACCGAAACAATTGTTGAAGTACTCCGCACCTTTGGCGGGGTACGTCATCGGAATCAATTCGTCTTAAGTGCCAATGACCGGGACTTTTACAATGATTCCAAGGCCACTGACATTGAGGCCACCCAGATGGCCCTTGCCGGAATGCACCAACCAGTGGTATTAATTGCCGGTGGGTTAGACCGGGGCTATACGTTTGAAAAGCTCGAACCGGAGTTGCATGACCACGTTCGGGCCCTCGTTGTCTTTGGAGAAACGGCAGATTTACTAAAACAAGCCGGGCAAGCGGCTGGGGTGAGCGAGATCCAGGTGGTTGCGAATTTAGATGAAGCCGTTCCAGCTGCCTACCAGTTAAGTCGGCCTGGAGATGTGATTTTACTCTCACCTGCGAATGCCAGCTGGGATCAGTTTACGAACTATGAAGAACGTGGCGATCGCTTTATTAGCGACGTCGAACGCTTAACCGGCAAACAGGAGGGAAAATAG